The following proteins are encoded in a genomic region of Actinomadura sp. NAK00032:
- a CDS encoding NlpC/P60 family protein, which produces MQHSRSASLRRFRGRAVTVAGALIALTAASSTVAVAHADPEPSTKELRSQAFKLADQLEQLTEQYNGLKVKLAQSKRAAEVATENAERQEKSLQAIRQKVGTLAATSYMQGGSDPTVSFVASQDPQAVLDQAATLNYFAKRDSTKVLGLMQAMQAAQRARKSAESRAKQVKQLRTQLDAQRKKVTDAYEKVRGTIVKRDPSQLAKLPVIGTGKAAQALRYAMGKLGRPYVWGASGPSTFDCSGLTMWAYKQVGINLPHYTGSQWNAGTHVSRNQLQPGDLVFFYSDLHHMGMYIGGGKMIHAPHTGDVVRIASMGGRPFAGGVRVA; this is translated from the coding sequence GTGCAGCACTCGCGGTCTGCTTCCCTTCGCCGCTTCCGCGGCCGCGCGGTCACCGTGGCCGGCGCGCTCATCGCACTGACGGCGGCGTCCAGCACCGTGGCCGTCGCACACGCCGATCCCGAGCCGTCCACCAAAGAGCTCCGCTCCCAGGCCTTCAAGCTCGCCGACCAGCTGGAGCAGCTCACCGAGCAGTACAACGGCCTGAAGGTGAAGCTCGCGCAGTCCAAGCGCGCCGCCGAGGTCGCCACCGAGAACGCCGAGCGGCAGGAGAAGTCGCTCCAGGCGATCCGGCAGAAGGTCGGCACCCTCGCCGCGACCAGCTACATGCAGGGCGGCTCCGACCCGACGGTCTCGTTCGTCGCCTCCCAGGACCCGCAGGCCGTCCTCGACCAGGCCGCCACCCTCAACTACTTCGCCAAGCGCGACAGCACCAAGGTGCTCGGGCTCATGCAGGCGATGCAGGCCGCCCAGCGCGCCCGCAAGTCCGCCGAATCGCGCGCCAAGCAGGTCAAGCAACTGCGGACCCAGCTCGACGCGCAGCGCAAGAAGGTCACCGACGCCTACGAGAAGGTCCGCGGCACGATCGTCAAGCGCGACCCGTCCCAGCTCGCGAAGCTCCCCGTCATCGGCACCGGCAAGGCCGCGCAGGCCCTGCGGTACGCGATGGGCAAGCTCGGCCGCCCGTACGTCTGGGGCGCCTCCGGGCCGAGCACCTTCGACTGCTCCGGCCTGACGATGTGGGCGTACAAGCAGGTGGGCATCAACCTGCCGCACTACACCGGCAGCCAGTGGAACGCCGGCACCCACGTGTCGCGCAACCAGCTCCAGCCGGGCGACCTCGTGTTCTTCTACTCCGACCTGCACCACATGGGGATGTACATCGGCGGCGGCAAGATGATCCACGCGCCGCACACCGGCGACGTCGTGAGGATCGCCTCCATGGGCGGACGGCCCTTCGCGGGCGGCGTCCGAGTCGCCTGA
- a CDS encoding LuxR C-terminal-related transcriptional regulator, translating into METATLARRGTDDFGLSEEEIRLLAQIASGVTADVAARKLELSARTLRRRLRTICDRLEVNTPIEAVVWAARRQLI; encoded by the coding sequence GTGGAAACAGCCACACTCGCACGTCGTGGCACCGACGATTTCGGGCTGAGCGAGGAGGAGATCCGGTTGCTCGCCCAGATCGCGAGCGGTGTCACCGCCGATGTGGCGGCACGCAAGCTGGAGCTGAGCGCACGGACCTTGCGGCGCCGGTTGCGGACGATCTGCGACCGGCTGGAGGTCAACACCCCTATCGAGGCCGTGGTGTGGGCGGCCCGGAGGCAGCTCATCTAG